Proteins found in one Quercus robur chromosome 2, dhQueRobu3.1, whole genome shotgun sequence genomic segment:
- the LOC126709556 gene encoding uncharacterized protein LOC126709556 produces MGIPVIAFNSFCKIIKTEKDEHRKENPSIAKANNIMVLTNFNGAGIGFGFGVGCGFGVGWGFGGMPVNILGLGVGGGCGVGLGLGWGFGTAFGSKYRTSRVTFQGMEFDKKDHSDGASFKELSKSTQEVAQHKSKKDCWFVINGRVLNVTKFLEEHPGGDEVLIESAGKDATKDFEVIGHSKAAQNLLRKYQVGVLQGYTFKDEDSKEVPSKESKKKEMSAFVIKNDGIPKYAAFVEFFVPLLVAGSFFCYRYLTRATQITY; encoded by the exons atgGGCATACCCGTAATTGCATTTAACTCTTTCTGCAAAATCATAAAAACGGAAAAAGATGAACACAGGAAAGAAAACCCTTCAATCGCAAAAGCAAATAATATTATGGTGCTTACAAATTTCAATGGAGCTGGTATCGGATTTG GTTTCGGTGTCGGTTGTGGTTTCGGAGTTGGCTGGGGTTTCGGAG GCATGCCTGTGAATATCTTGGGCCTCGGCGTAG gTGGAGGCTGTGGGGTTGGACTAGGCCTTGGATGGGGCTTTGGCACTGCCTTTGGCAGTAAGTATCGAACATCTAGGGTCACGTTTCAAGGTATGGAATTTGACAAAAAGGATCATAGTGATGGTGCATCGTTCAAAGAGTTATCAAAAAGCACCCAGGAA GTTGCCCAGCACAAATCAAAGAAAGATTGCTGGTTTGTCATCAATGGCAGA GTATTGAACGTGACCAAGTTTTTGGAGGAACACCCAGGAGGAGATGAGGTGCTGATAGAGTCAGCAGGGAAGGATGCCACCAAGGACTTTGAGGTTATAGGACACAGCAAGGCTGCTCAAAACTTGCTCCGGAAATACCAGGTGGGTGTTCTTCAAGGATACACTTTCAAAGATGAAGACTCCAAGGAAGTTCCCTCCAAGGAGTCCAAGAAGAAAGAGATGAGTGCTTTTGTGATCAAGAATGATGGCATACCCAAGTATGCCGCTTTTGTCGAGTTCTTTGTTCCACTCCTGGTTGCTGGTTCCTTCTTCTGTTACAGATACCTTACCAGAGCAACCCAGATCACCTATTAG
- the LOC126709549 gene encoding uncharacterized protein LOC126709549, which translates to MASSFDRWEKDPFFSAAEEVQESADRMESTYRTWVHAQKENSGVWDSEELRRDLQTVLGTTKWQLEEFERAVRSSYGKSSSNDDARGRHREFIVAIEDLVSKVENSLQESATSQGKSSLPWVRLDEGERIELALFLSGPSTTYENKSNVKSHGRDTENGDSAADFTKNSRHSVECGSMEAGDGKSLGHRRTASASADIGAWKILVPDEECQQSNGQTVLPVRKIPSFSGFLNSVESVSKLKLSKNGFRKWKLMDHQQEADTELLRPPQLPRGNIICYERSKSCLDSCDDCYDKQLYGWYGAIQRQLQRSQYLMQYSRPVQVTFWIVFLLCLIVLIALRAV; encoded by the exons atggcTTCGAGTTTCGATCGGTGGGAAAAGGATCCATTCTTTTCTGCGGCCGAAGAAGTTCAAGAATCTGCCGACAg GATGGAATCGACGTATAGAACATGGGTTCATGCGCAGAAAGAAAATTCTGGTGTGTGGGATTCGGAAGAACTCCGCCGGGATCTTCAAACTGTCCTTGGTACCACCAAATGGCAG TTGGAGGAGTTTGAACGGGCTGTCCGGTCAAGTTATGGTAAAAGCTCATCAAATGACGATGCGAGAGGCAGGCATCGTGAATTTATTGTTGCAATTGAAGACCTGGTTTCGAAAGTTGAAAATTCATTACAGGAATCAGCTACTTCACAGGGCAAGTCTTCATTGCCTTGGGTGCGTTTAGACGAAGGTGAACGCATTGAACTTGCATTGTTTCTTTCGGGACCATCGACAACATACGAAAACAAAAGTAATGTAAAAAGTCATGGAAGGGATACTGAAAATGGAGATTCCGCAGCTGATTTTACAAAAAACTCACGCCATTCAGTTGAGTGCGGTTCTATGGAGGCTGGGGATGGTAAGTCACTTGGGCATAGGAGGACTGCTAGTGCTAGTGCTGACATTGGTGCTTGGAAGATTTTGGTTCCTGATGAGGAATGCCAACAGTCAAATGGGCAGACTGTGTTACCTGTACGGAAGATACCAAGTTTTTCAGGATTCCTAAATTCCGTGGAATCTGTATCCAAGTTGAAATTGTCAAAGAATGGCTTCAGAAAGTGGAAGTTAATGGATCACCAACAAGAAGCTGATACTGAATTATTGCGACCTCCTCAATTGCCTAGg GGAAATATTATATGCTATGAAAGAAGTAAGAGTTGCCTGGATAGTTGTGATGATTGTTATGATAAGCAACTTTATGGCTGGTATGGAGCTATTCAGAGGCAGCTCCAAAGGTCTCAGTACCTGATGCAATATAGCCGGCCTGTTCAAGTAACTTTCTGGATTGTTTTTCTCCTCTGCTTGATTG TTTTAATTGCACTGCGTGCAGTGTAG